In a genomic window of Deinococcus aerophilus:
- the lpdA gene encoding dihydrolipoyl dehydrogenase — translation MTKPMDFDVLVIGAGPGGYHAAIRAAQLGLKVACAERDTVGGVCLNVGCIPTKALLHAGEQIAAARHAADFGLTFGEQNLNIAKLNGWKDGIVKKLTGGVGALFKANKVTHLVGEASFVDAHTVKVGDKTYTAANVIIATGSEPAKLPGLEVDQQVIVDSTGALVVPDPVPGRMLCVGGGVIGFEFAHVYNNMGSKVKVIEFLPNIIPGADADAVKEFAKIMKKQGIEIATETKANRAEKKSDGVHVELENVKTGEKTTEVFDRVLVAVGRRPRTDGLNAGAAGVTVTDRGFVPANTRQQTDVPHIYSIGDVAGNPMLAHKAMKEGLVAAEVIAGKPAEQDAVAIPGVVYTSPELAWVGLTEAEAKEKGYEVKTGVFPMSASGRAMTLQATDGFVKMVVEKDTDLLLGVHIVAPHASDLLGEAGLALEMAATASDIALTIHAHPTLGEAVLEAAEASHKQAIHIMNR, via the coding sequence ATGACGAAACCGATGGATTTTGACGTACTGGTGATCGGCGCGGGTCCCGGCGGCTACCACGCGGCCATCCGTGCCGCCCAGCTGGGCCTGAAGGTGGCGTGCGCCGAGCGCGACACCGTGGGTGGGGTATGCCTGAACGTGGGCTGTATTCCCACCAAGGCGCTGCTGCATGCAGGAGAGCAGATCGCCGCCGCCCGCCACGCCGCCGACTTCGGCCTGACCTTCGGCGAACAGAACCTGAACATCGCCAAGCTCAACGGCTGGAAAGACGGCATCGTCAAGAAGCTGACCGGAGGCGTGGGCGCGCTGTTCAAGGCGAACAAGGTGACCCATCTCGTCGGTGAGGCGAGCTTCGTGGACGCCCATACCGTCAAGGTCGGAGACAAGACCTACACGGCGGCCAACGTGATCATCGCCACCGGATCGGAGCCTGCCAAGCTGCCGGGACTGGAGGTCGACCAGCAGGTCATCGTGGACAGCACCGGCGCGCTGGTGGTGCCCGATCCGGTTCCGGGGCGGATGCTGTGCGTGGGCGGCGGCGTGATCGGCTTTGAATTCGCGCACGTCTACAACAACATGGGCAGCAAGGTGAAGGTCATCGAGTTCCTGCCCAACATCATCCCCGGCGCGGACGCCGACGCGGTCAAGGAATTCGCCAAGATCATGAAAAAGCAGGGCATCGAGATCGCCACCGAGACCAAGGCGAACCGGGCCGAGAAAAAGAGCGACGGCGTGCATGTCGAGCTGGAAAACGTCAAGACCGGCGAGAAGACCACCGAGGTCTTTGACCGGGTGCTTGTGGCCGTGGGCCGCCGTCCGCGCACCGACGGCCTGAACGCGGGGGCGGCGGGCGTGACCGTCACCGACCGCGGCTTCGTTCCCGCCAATACCCGCCAGCAGACCGATGTGCCGCACATCTACTCCATCGGCGACGTGGCCGGAAACCCCATGCTTGCGCACAAGGCCATGAAAGAGGGACTGGTCGCCGCCGAGGTGATTGCCGGCAAGCCCGCCGAGCAGGACGCCGTGGCGATTCCCGGCGTGGTGTACACCAGCCCCGAACTCGCCTGGGTCGGCCTGACCGAGGCCGAGGCGAAGGAAAAGGGCTACGAGGTCAAGACCGGCGTGTTCCCCATGAGCGCCTCGGGCCGCGCCATGACCCTGCAGGCCACCGACGGCTTCGTGAAGATGGTCGTGGAGAAGGACACCGACCTGCTGCTGGGCGTCCACATCGTGGCTCCGCACGCCTCGGACCTGCTGGGCGAGGCCGGACTCGCGCTGGAGATGGCCGCCACCGCCAGCGACATCGCCCTGACCATCCACGCCCACCCCACCCTGGGTGAGGCGGTATTGGAAGCAGCGGAGGCCAGCCACAAGCAGGCCATCCACATCATGAACCGGTAA